One Mycolicibacterium parafortuitum DNA segment encodes these proteins:
- the aceE gene encoding pyruvate dehydrogenase (acetyl-transferring), homodimeric type translates to MTTEFVRQDLAQNSSSTAEHDRVRVIREGVASYLPDIDPEETGEWLESFDDLLDRSGPARARYLLLRLLERAGEQRVAIPALTSTDYVNTIPTELEPWFPGDEDVERRYRAWIRWNAAIMVHRAQRPGVGVGGHISTYASSAALYEVGFNHFFRGKSHPSGGDQIFIQGHASPGIYARAFLEGRLSTDQLDGFRQEHSHAGGGLPSYPHPRLMPDFWEFPTVSMGLGPMNAIYQARFNHYLHDRGIKDTSKQHVWAFLGDGEMDEPESRGLIQVAANEALDNLTFVINCNLQRLDGPVRGNGKIIQELESFFRGAGWNVIKVVWGREWDALLHADRDGALVNLMNTTPDGDYQTYKANDGSYVRDHFFGRDPRTKALVQNMTDAEIWNLKRGGHDYRKVYAAYHAAMEHKGQPTVILAKTIKGYTLGKHFEGRNATHQMKKLALQDLKDFRDVQRIPISDKQIEENPYLPPYYHPGPEAPEIRYMLDRRRALGGFLPERRTKTKALTLPGSDTYKALKKGSGKQEVATTMATVRTFKELLRDKNIGSRIVPIIPDEARTFGMDSWFPSLKIYNRNGQLYTSVDAELMLAYKESEVGQILHEGINEAGSTASFTAVGTSYATHNEPMIPIYIFYSMFGFQRTGDGFWAAADQMARGFVLGATAGRTTLVGEGLQHADGHSLLLAATNPAVVAYDPAFAYEIAYIIESGLARMYGENPENVYFYMTIYNEPYVQPAEPENLDVEGLLRGLYRYRAAPERKSNSAQILVSGVAMPSALRAAEMLADEWDVAADVWSVTSWGELNREGVSIEKEKLRHPDRPAATPYVTQALADAEGPVVAVSDWMRAVPEQIRPWVPGTYVTLGTDGFGFSDTRPAARRFYNTDAESIVVAVLQGLARDGNIDISAAAEAARKYEIDDVMAAPEQTSDPGVA, encoded by the coding sequence TTGACCACCGAGTTCGTGCGCCAGGACCTGGCCCAAAACTCCAGCAGCACAGCCGAACACGATCGTGTTCGGGTCATCCGAGAAGGTGTCGCGTCGTATCTGCCTGACATCGACCCCGAGGAGACCGGCGAATGGCTTGAGTCGTTCGACGATCTGCTCGACCGGTCCGGCCCCGCGCGGGCCCGCTACCTGCTGCTGCGCCTGCTGGAGCGCGCCGGCGAGCAGCGCGTCGCGATCCCGGCGCTGACGTCGACCGACTACGTCAACACGATCCCGACCGAGCTGGAGCCCTGGTTCCCCGGCGACGAGGACGTCGAGCGCCGCTACCGCGCCTGGATCCGGTGGAACGCCGCGATCATGGTGCACCGGGCGCAGCGACCAGGTGTCGGTGTCGGTGGCCATATCTCGACGTACGCGTCCTCGGCCGCGCTCTACGAGGTCGGGTTCAACCACTTCTTCCGCGGCAAGTCCCATCCCAGCGGCGGGGACCAGATCTTCATCCAGGGCCACGCCTCCCCTGGCATCTACGCCCGTGCGTTCCTGGAGGGGCGGCTGTCCACCGATCAGCTCGACGGCTTCCGCCAGGAGCACAGCCACGCCGGCGGCGGGCTGCCGTCCTACCCACACCCCCGGTTGATGCCCGATTTCTGGGAGTTCCCGACGGTGTCGATGGGTCTCGGCCCGATGAACGCGATCTACCAGGCGCGGTTCAACCACTACCTGCACGACCGCGGTATCAAGGACACCTCCAAGCAGCACGTGTGGGCGTTCCTCGGCGACGGCGAGATGGACGAACCGGAGTCGCGCGGCCTGATCCAGGTGGCCGCCAACGAGGCGCTGGACAACCTGACGTTCGTCATCAACTGCAACCTGCAGCGCCTCGACGGGCCGGTGCGCGGCAACGGCAAGATCATCCAGGAGCTGGAGTCGTTCTTCCGCGGCGCGGGCTGGAACGTCATCAAGGTGGTGTGGGGCCGCGAGTGGGACGCGCTGTTGCACGCCGACCGCGACGGCGCGCTGGTCAACCTGATGAACACCACGCCTGATGGTGATTACCAGACCTACAAGGCCAACGACGGCAGCTACGTGCGGGACCACTTCTTCGGCCGCGATCCGCGCACCAAGGCGCTGGTCCAGAACATGACCGACGCCGAGATCTGGAACCTCAAGCGCGGCGGCCACGACTATCGCAAGGTGTATGCGGCCTACCACGCGGCGATGGAGCACAAGGGCCAGCCGACGGTGATCCTGGCAAAGACCATCAAGGGCTACACCCTCGGTAAGCACTTCGAGGGCCGCAACGCCACGCACCAGATGAAAAAGCTTGCGCTGCAAGATCTCAAGGATTTCCGCGATGTGCAGCGGATCCCGATCAGCGACAAGCAGATCGAGGAGAACCCGTACCTGCCGCCGTACTACCACCCCGGTCCGGAGGCCCCCGAGATCCGCTACATGCTCGACCGTCGGCGTGCCCTCGGCGGGTTCCTGCCAGAGCGGCGCACGAAGACCAAGGCGCTGACCCTGCCCGGCAGCGACACCTACAAGGCGCTCAAGAAGGGTTCCGGCAAACAGGAGGTCGCCACCACGATGGCGACCGTGCGCACCTTCAAGGAGCTGTTGCGGGACAAGAACATCGGCTCGCGCATCGTGCCGATCATCCCCGACGAGGCCCGCACGTTCGGGATGGACTCGTGGTTCCCGTCGCTGAAGATCTACAACCGCAACGGGCAGCTCTACACGTCGGTGGACGCGGAGCTGATGCTGGCCTACAAGGAGTCCGAGGTCGGCCAGATCCTGCACGAGGGCATCAACGAGGCCGGCTCGACGGCGTCGTTCACCGCGGTCGGCACGTCGTACGCCACGCACAACGAGCCGATGATCCCGATCTACATCTTCTATTCGATGTTCGGGTTCCAGCGCACCGGTGACGGCTTCTGGGCCGCGGCCGACCAGATGGCGCGCGGTTTCGTGCTGGGCGCAACCGCGGGCCGCACCACGCTGGTCGGCGAGGGTCTGCAGCACGCCGACGGTCATTCGCTGCTGCTGGCCGCCACCAATCCCGCCGTGGTGGCCTACGACCCGGCGTTCGCCTACGAGATCGCCTACATCATCGAGAGCGGCCTGGCCCGCATGTACGGCGAGAACCCCGAGAACGTCTACTTCTACATGACGATCTACAACGAGCCCTACGTGCAGCCGGCCGAGCCCGAGAACCTCGACGTCGAGGGTCTGCTGCGCGGCCTGTACCGCTACCGGGCCGCGCCGGAGCGCAAGTCCAACAGCGCGCAGATCCTGGTGTCCGGTGTCGCGATGCCGTCGGCGCTGCGGGCCGCCGAGATGCTCGCCGACGAATGGGACGTCGCCGCCGACGTCTGGTCGGTGACCAGCTGGGGCGAGCTCAACCGGGAGGGCGTGTCGATCGAGAAGGAGAAGCTGCGCCACCCGGACCGCCCGGCCGCGACGCCGTACGTGACGCAGGCGCTGGCCGACGCCGAGGGCCCGGTGGTCGCGGTGTCGGACTGGATGCGGGCGGTGCCCGAACAGATCCGGCCCTGGGTGCCGGGCACCTACGTCACGCTGGGCACCGACGGGTTCGGCTTCTCCGACACCCGCCCGGCCGCCCGCCGGTTCTACAACACCGACGCCGAGTCGATCGTCGTCGCGGTGCTGCAGGGGCTGGCCCGCGACGGCAACATCGACATCTCGGCGGCTGCGGAGGCGGCGCGCAAGTACGAGATCGACGATGTGATGGCGGCGCCGGAGCAGACGTCGGACCCCGGAGTCGCGTAG
- a CDS encoding DUF3052 domain-containing protein — MVSAGDPPNYARKLGIQKDQVVQELGWDEDADDDIRADIEDEIGGELLDEDADDVVDVVLLWWRDDDGDLVDRLMDAITPLADDGVIWVVTPKTGKPGHVQPAEIAESAPTAGLMQTSSANLGDWIASRLVQPKSKAAGRR; from the coding sequence GTGGTGTCGGCGGGTGACCCCCCGAACTACGCCCGAAAGCTGGGCATCCAAAAAGATCAGGTTGTGCAGGAGTTGGGCTGGGACGAGGACGCCGACGACGACATCCGAGCCGACATCGAGGACGAGATCGGCGGTGAGCTTCTCGACGAGGACGCCGACGACGTCGTGGACGTGGTGCTGCTGTGGTGGCGGGACGACGACGGAGACCTCGTCGACAGGTTGATGGACGCCATCACCCCGCTCGCCGACGACGGTGTCATCTGGGTCGTGACTCCCAAGACCGGCAAGCCCGGGCACGTCCAGCCTGCCGAGATCGCCGAATCCGCGCCGACGGCCGGCCTGATGCAGACGTCGTCGGCGAACCTGGGGGACTGGATCGCCAGCCGCCTGGTGCAGCCGAAGTCGAAGGCAGCCGGGCGCCGATGA
- a CDS encoding peroxiredoxin yields the protein MVSVGDTAPDFTLKDQNNQRVTLGDFRGAKNVVLVFFPLAFTGICERELDEIRDHIDDFVNDETATLTVSVGPSPTHKVWARDRGYSFPVLSDFWPHGAVSQAYGVFNEPSGFPNRGTFVIDRAGVVQFAECKEPGEVRDQAVWTAALAALESPKA from the coding sequence GTGGTCTCCGTCGGTGACACCGCGCCGGACTTCACGCTGAAGGATCAGAACAACCAGCGGGTGACGCTCGGCGATTTCCGCGGCGCGAAGAACGTCGTGCTGGTGTTCTTCCCGCTCGCCTTCACCGGTATCTGTGAACGTGAACTCGACGAAATCCGGGACCACATCGACGATTTCGTCAACGACGAGACCGCGACGCTGACGGTCTCGGTGGGACCGTCGCCCACCCACAAGGTGTGGGCGCGCGATCGGGGGTATTCGTTCCCGGTGCTGTCGGACTTCTGGCCGCACGGCGCCGTCAGCCAGGCCTACGGGGTGTTCAACGAGCCCTCGGGGTTCCCCAACCGCGGCACGTTCGTCATCGACCGCGCCGGCGTCGTCCAGTTCGCCGAGTGCAAAGAGCCGGGCGAGGTCAGGGATCAGGCGGTGTGGACGGCGGCGCTGGCGGCGTTGGAGTCTCCGAAGGCCTGA
- a CDS encoding RelA/SpoT domain-containing protein yields MAMQPADVPSVSAVNKAGDALRVLIGKSGALTSEEMNRAVHAIDVLVAWRAAHALPLATATMGLKSRVQTAGCADGSRVSQRLKRIPTILSKLHREPKMELGRMHDIGGCRVVLADLAQVYEVLDRYRTRPTSGGIKVQDYIEKPKPDGYRGVHVIVKYHGRRIEVQLRTQVQHEWAFTVESVTARYGLAIKTGGGPLPVREWFQTVSEAMAVEEHGGTVDDDLLRRVSTMREAAQPYLRGERR; encoded by the coding sequence ATGGCGATGCAGCCAGCCGATGTGCCGAGCGTCAGCGCGGTCAATAAGGCAGGTGACGCCCTGCGCGTACTCATCGGTAAGAGCGGTGCGCTGACATCCGAGGAAATGAACCGCGCAGTTCACGCCATCGACGTCCTCGTTGCATGGAGGGCTGCACACGCGCTGCCGCTGGCCACCGCCACCATGGGCCTGAAGTCCCGGGTGCAGACAGCGGGCTGTGCTGATGGCAGTCGGGTGTCGCAGCGTCTCAAACGCATTCCAACGATTCTCAGCAAGCTGCACCGCGAGCCCAAGATGGAGCTCGGGCGAATGCATGACATCGGGGGATGCCGAGTGGTGCTCGCCGACCTGGCGCAGGTTTACGAGGTGCTTGACCGATACCGGACTCGTCCTACCAGCGGCGGCATCAAGGTGCAGGACTACATAGAGAAGCCGAAACCCGACGGGTATCGCGGGGTGCACGTCATCGTGAAGTATCACGGCAGGCGGATCGAGGTGCAGCTCCGGACCCAGGTACAGCATGAATGGGCATTTACCGTGGAATCCGTCACTGCTCGATACGGGCTCGCCATCAAGACCGGCGGTGGTCCTCTACCAGTCAGGGAGTGGTTTCAAACGGTGTCTGAGGCGATGGCCGTGGAAGAGCACGGTGGGACCGTTGATGATGACCTCTTGCGCCGGGTATCTACAATGAGGGAAGCTGCCCAACCATATCTGCGAGGAGAACGCCGATGA
- a CDS encoding site-specific integrase codes for MTYWFQLDLGNKPDGSRDRRKFTFRAKKEAQRELRRISSEVAAGTYNRPTAITVDQACDEWLSGRRGIREITVYGYGMDLKPVRRYLGTRKLQQITKADGDALVKWMLTEARTDHRHYRADSLAGRVVALVSEHPEGIPAAELAAALPGDVHSALAALLAAGRVTRLRRGIYAPAQPETAATAEKRGLSPQTIRSTLTTFGAVVQSYVDQGVLPRNVIALVERPKDADHDAVLATAEDATATEPAAKSWTLAEAERFRAAVPEHRLFACWLLSMYGMRRSEVLGLRWSAVDLDTGTLSVRRGRVTVGGQAVEGAPKSKRSRRDLPLPADVVTALRALKTRQRAEALALGVGWSDDRLVAVHEDGTPLRPEFYTDEFQRLRARAGLRRIRLHGLRNTRVSLMLDRGHPPHIVAAWHGHDPAVALRIYADVKADELRTVGASLFG; via the coding sequence GTGACCTACTGGTTCCAGCTCGATCTCGGCAACAAGCCGGACGGGTCACGCGACCGGCGCAAGTTCACCTTTCGCGCCAAGAAGGAGGCACAGCGGGAGTTGCGCCGCATCAGCTCCGAGGTCGCGGCGGGCACCTACAACCGGCCCACCGCCATCACCGTGGACCAGGCGTGTGACGAGTGGTTGAGCGGTCGTCGCGGAATTCGGGAGATCACCGTCTACGGCTACGGGATGGACCTGAAACCCGTTCGGCGCTACCTCGGCACCCGGAAGCTGCAACAAATTACCAAGGCCGATGGTGACGCCCTGGTCAAGTGGATGCTGACCGAAGCACGCACCGACCACCGGCACTACCGGGCCGACTCGCTCGCCGGTCGCGTGGTCGCGCTGGTCTCCGAGCACCCCGAAGGCATCCCTGCCGCCGAACTGGCCGCCGCGCTGCCCGGTGACGTGCACTCGGCGCTCGCCGCCCTGCTCGCCGCCGGGCGGGTCACCCGGCTCCGGCGGGGCATCTACGCCCCCGCGCAGCCCGAGACCGCCGCTACCGCCGAGAAACGCGGGCTGAGCCCGCAGACCATCCGATCCACCCTGACGACCTTCGGCGCGGTGGTGCAAAGCTACGTCGATCAGGGGGTGTTGCCGCGCAACGTGATCGCGCTTGTCGAGCGGCCCAAGGATGCCGACCACGACGCCGTCCTGGCGACCGCCGAGGACGCCACAGCTACCGAGCCTGCCGCCAAGTCGTGGACGCTGGCCGAGGCCGAGCGGTTCCGCGCAGCGGTGCCCGAACACCGGCTATTCGCGTGCTGGCTGCTGTCGATGTACGGCATGAGGCGCAGCGAGGTGCTCGGGTTGCGTTGGAGTGCGGTCGATCTGGACACCGGCACGCTGTCGGTGCGGCGTGGCAGGGTCACCGTTGGCGGCCAGGCGGTAGAGGGCGCGCCGAAATCCAAGCGCAGCCGCCGCGATCTGCCATTACCCGCCGACGTGGTCACCGCGCTGCGCGCCCTCAAGACACGCCAGCGCGCCGAGGCCCTGGCGCTCGGCGTCGGGTGGTCCGACGACCGGCTGGTAGCGGTGCATGAGGATGGCACGCCCCTGCGTCCCGAGTTCTACACCGACGAGTTCCAGCGGTTGCGTGCTCGGGCTGGTCTGCGCCGGATCAGGCTGCACGGCCTGCGCAACACCAGGGTCAGCCTGATGCTCGACCGGGGCCACCCGCCGCACATCGTGGCGGCTTGGCACGGCCACGACCCAGCGGTGGCGCTGCGCATCTATGCCGACGTGAAGGCCGACGAGCTGAGAACTGTGGGGGCGTCTCTATTCGGGTAA
- a CDS encoding tyrosine-type recombinase/integrase produces MTALRALKATQAADRLALGSGWPDSGLVAVNADGSPIRPETYSGEFSRLAKAAGVPVIRLHDVRHTVATVMLGSGTDVATAAKWLGHDPAMTLRVYAHPHHSSLASAGSVLFADAPKSLG; encoded by the coding sequence GTGACGGCGCTCCGCGCGCTCAAGGCCACACAGGCCGCTGACCGCCTCGCCCTCGGCAGCGGGTGGCCCGATAGCGGCCTGGTCGCCGTCAACGCCGATGGTTCACCGATCCGGCCCGAGACATACTCGGGAGAGTTCTCCCGGCTAGCGAAAGCCGCTGGCGTGCCAGTGATCCGACTACACGACGTTCGGCACACCGTCGCGACCGTCATGCTCGGCAGCGGGACCGACGTCGCCACTGCGGCTAAGTGGCTCGGCCACGATCCGGCGATGACGCTGCGGGTCTACGCGCATCCGCACCATAGTTCGCTGGCTTCTGCCGGATCGGTTCTCTTTGCCGATGCGCCGAAATCGCTTGGCTAG
- a CDS encoding tyrosine-type recombinase/integrase, whose translation MKRATSTGLLHDLVTLRLRGEPVAQRDKRGKRSAEVLTWLRASPGGASYSEMYAEFGNAGEKAVARLVASGEVRRPRRGLYVAAQPADPPRPKVAGGVSARTVVTMLVVLSSALDDAAKRGLVVRNVARLVDRPKIEHREMSTWTPAEAATFREHSRADRLHACWLLTLAGLRRSEVLGLRWTDVDLDAGTVAIAQGRVVVQGEGTMTGDPKSHRSRRVLSMPADVVMIALIGSPQVCSPKFLTCEQRSV comes from the coding sequence TTGAAACGCGCCACGTCGACGGGTCTGCTGCACGATCTGGTAACGCTGCGCCTGAGAGGTGAGCCCGTCGCCCAGCGCGACAAGCGGGGTAAGCGCTCGGCCGAGGTGTTGACCTGGCTGCGGGCGAGTCCTGGAGGTGCCAGCTACAGCGAGATGTACGCGGAGTTCGGCAACGCTGGAGAGAAAGCAGTGGCGCGACTGGTGGCCTCCGGCGAGGTCCGGCGCCCTCGGCGCGGACTCTATGTGGCCGCGCAGCCTGCCGACCCGCCACGACCTAAGGTGGCCGGCGGCGTCAGCGCGCGAACCGTCGTCACGATGCTGGTCGTTCTGTCGTCGGCACTCGACGACGCCGCCAAGCGCGGCTTGGTCGTGCGCAACGTCGCCCGTCTGGTCGACCGGCCGAAGATCGAGCACCGCGAGATGTCGACCTGGACACCCGCGGAGGCAGCCACGTTCCGCGAGCATTCCCGAGCCGACCGGCTGCACGCCTGCTGGCTGCTCACCTTGGCCGGGCTGCGCCGTTCTGAGGTGCTTGGGTTGCGGTGGACCGACGTCGACCTCGACGCCGGCACCGTGGCCATCGCTCAGGGCCGCGTCGTCGTCCAGGGCGAAGGCACGATGACCGGCGATCCGAAGTCACACCGCTCCCGGCGCGTCTTATCGATGCCGGCCGACGTCGTGATGATCGCGCTCATCGGAAGTCCTCAGGTGTGCTCGCCGAAATTCCTCACCTGTGAGCAGCGATCAGTGTAG